A genomic region of Gadus macrocephalus chromosome 5, ASM3116895v1 contains the following coding sequences:
- the rps6kl1 gene encoding ribosomal protein S6 kinase-like 1 isoform X1 encodes MAKRDYLLEAAKQIRMALDREVNEDYEAAFSYYKNGVDLLLNGVQLDPNKDRREAVKRKTTQYLKRAEEIFISHLQDNLGKGSSHLGGYSSLRFRPIRHLSSPVEDLDMCKVVGVVDKVMVVQSMVNKETFVVKSLVKSSWESRDQPTIIPQGVPYMVKLLRYYVSEDAVYLHLEHLQGGRLFSKLHKVKSERAKEHPECFSTGQNRIKMKNSYTSPSICTENQQNAIDGPHLGARDEGPVSPPTSWDETLQRLDACGTHSYIEETGCLQNRRSSRASLLSRPERPSSLSGPAKTPTKPHVHPPAPSLCLHPLKPQERPALPLACARVNHTLDVMADPRGKTTGMGLIECSSDFELAWNSADPTRGVEGPNPYAAADTPFDCGSIGPIAPLTSPAILHLAPHCQTQIPGTASWVANGFHPGPAPGGPTPEDTECSLLAVPAQRRGAVEPESRSPTTEERTAMVEVKSTDRAVFSEYTDAVKPSASPLAQGTTGKQGPGAPMALTGVKSQELVEEAWELVSPGGKDGPPKPGSVFGAPWTVTQSRRGDMDAFLKSEGSEGQGEDQGIEVDGWCHLPRFSQESSKAKETAVQVFWGLPEKEVRVWGAQILLALESLHQQGILCRDLNPRNVLLTSNGKVSLSFFGQWSEVQSEISSQAVEQMYCAPEIGGVSKITEACDWWSLGALLFELLTGMPLWQLHPAGIYSHTQLLIPDHLSTAAASLLTELLQFDAGYRLGSGGGGVSDIKCHPFFSGVSWKALGC; translated from the exons ATGGCAAAGCGAGACTACTTGTTGGAGGCAGCTAAGCAGATCCGCATGGCTCTGGACCGAGAGGTCAACGAAGACTACGAGGCAGCCTTCAGCTACTACAAGAACGGGGTGGATCTCCTGCTGAACGGCGTACAGT TGGACCCCAATAAGGATCGCAGAGAGGCTGTTAAACGAAAGACAACCCAGTATCTGAAGAGAGCCGAAGAAATTTTCATATCCCACCTACAGGATAACCTGGGGAAGGGCAGCTCTCACTTGGGG GGGTACAGCAGCCTGCGATTCCGCCCCATCAGACACCTGAGCTCCCCGGTGGAAGACCTGGACATGTGTAAGGTGGTGGGAGTGGTGGACAAG GTCATGGTTGTCCAAAGTATGGTCAATAAGGAGACATTTGTTGTTAAG AGCCTGGTGAAGTCCAGCTGGGAAAGCAGGGACCAGCCCACCATCATACCCCAGGGGGTACCCTACATGGTGAAGCTGCTGCGCTACTACGTCAGCGAAGACGCCGTGTACCTGCACCTGGAACACCTTCAAG GGGGACGTCTCTTCTCCAAGTTACACAAAGTGAAGAGCGAAAGGGCCAAAGAGCACCCAGAATGCTTCAGCACCGGCCAGAACCGGATCAAGATGAAGAACAGCTACACGTCTCCCTCGATCTGCACGGAGAACCAGCAGAACGCCATCGATGGCCCACACCTGGGAGCCCGTGACGAGGGCCCCGTCTCACCCCCTACCTCCTGGGACGAGACTCTGCAGCGGCTGGACGCCTGCGGCACCCACTCCTACATCGAGGAGACGGGCTGCCTGCAGAACCGCCGTTCCTCCCGCGCCTCGCTCCTCTCCCGACCGGAGCGCCCCTCTTCGCTCTCGGGTCCGGCCAAGACCCCGACCAAGCCCCACGTACACCCGCCGGCCCCCAGTCTGTGCTTGCACCCCCTGAAACCGCAGGAAAGGCCCGCGCTGCCTCTGGCGTGCGCTCGCGTCAACCACACCCTGGACGTCATGGCGGACCCGCGAGGGAAGACCACCGGCATGGGGCTCATCGAGTGCAGCTCCGACTTCGAGTTGGCCTGGAACTCCGCGGATCCCACGCGCGGCGTGGAGGGCCCCAACCCGTACGCGGCAGCGGACACTCCTTTCGACTGTGGGAGTATCGGACCAATTGCCCCGCTGACCTCTCCTGCCATTTTACACCTCGCTCCGCATTGCCAAACCCAGATCCCCGGCACGGCGTCCTGGGTGGCCAATGGCTTCCACCCGGGCCCCGCCCCTGGGGGGCCGACCCCGGAGGATACTGAGTGCTCGCTGCTGGCTGTCCCGGCGCAGCGGAGGGGAGCGGTGGAGCCGGAGAGCCGGAGCCCGACCACGGAGGAACGGACCGCCATGGTGGAGGTCAAAAGCACGGACAGAGCGGTGTTCTCCGAGTACACCGACGCAGTGAAGCCCTCCGCCTCCCCGCTCGCCCAGGGTACCACCGGGAAGCAGGGTCCGGGGGCCCCCATGGCCCTCACTGGGGTGAAAAGCCAGGAGCTTGTTGAGGAAGCCTGGGAGCTGGTCAGTCCGGGCGGGAAGGATGGACCCCCGAAGCCGGGATCCGTGTTCGGCGCTCCCTGGACGGTGACCCAGAGTCGGAGAGGAGACATGGACGCTTTCCTGAAATCGGAGGGATCCGAAGGGCAGGGGGAAGACCAGGGCATTGAGGTGGACGGCTGGTGCCACCTACCCCGGTTCTCCCAAGAGTCTTCCAAGGCCAAAGAAACAGCGGTTCAAGTGTTCTGGGGGCTTCCCGAGAAGGAGGTCCGTGTTTGGGGTGCGCAGATCCTGCTCGCTCTGGAGAGTTTGCACCAGCAAGGCATCCTGTGTAGGGACCTAAACCCCAGAAACGTCCTCCTTACCAGCAATG GAAAAGTGTCACTTTCCTTCTTCGGCCAGTGGAGTGAGGTTCAGTCAGAGATCAGCTCCCAGGCAGTGGAGCAGATGTACTGCGCTCCAG AAATTGGAGGGGTGTCAAAGATAACGGAAGCGTGTGACTGGTGGAGTTTAGGGGCGTTGCTGTTTGAACTACTGACCGGAATG CCACTGTGGCAGTTGCACCCAGCCGGAATATACTCACACACCCAGCTGCTGATTCCAGACCACCTGAGCACCGCAGCTGCCTCCCTCCTCACTGAG TTACTCCAGTTTGATGCTGGCTATCGGTTAGGTTCTGGAGGCGGCGGTGTGAGTGACATCAAGTGCCATCCCTTCTTCAGCGGTGTTTCCTGGAAGGCCCTCGGCTGCTAG
- the rps6kl1 gene encoding ribosomal protein S6 kinase-like 1 isoform X2, giving the protein MCKVVGVVDKVMVVQSMVNKETFVVKSLVKSSWESRDQPTIIPQGVPYMVKLLRYYVSEDAVYLHLEHLQGGRLFSKLHKVKSERAKEHPECFSTGQNRIKMKNSYTSPSICTENQQNAIDGPHLGARDEGPVSPPTSWDETLQRLDACGTHSYIEETGCLQNRRSSRASLLSRPERPSSLSGPAKTPTKPHVHPPAPSLCLHPLKPQERPALPLACARVNHTLDVMADPRGKTTGMGLIECSSDFELAWNSADPTRGVEGPNPYAAADTPFDCGSIGPIAPLTSPAILHLAPHCQTQIPGTASWVANGFHPGPAPGGPTPEDTECSLLAVPAQRRGAVEPESRSPTTEERTAMVEVKSTDRAVFSEYTDAVKPSASPLAQGTTGKQGPGAPMALTGVKSQELVEEAWELVSPGGKDGPPKPGSVFGAPWTVTQSRRGDMDAFLKSEGSEGQGEDQGIEVDGWCHLPRFSQESSKAKETAVQVFWGLPEKEVRVWGAQILLALESLHQQGILCRDLNPRNVLLTSNGKVSLSFFGQWSEVQSEISSQAVEQMYCAPEIGGVSKITEACDWWSLGALLFELLTGMPLWQLHPAGIYSHTQLLIPDHLSTAAASLLTELLQFDAGYRLGSGGGGVSDIKCHPFFSGVSWKALGC; this is encoded by the exons ATGTGTAAGGTGGTGGGAGTGGTGGACAAG GTCATGGTTGTCCAAAGTATGGTCAATAAGGAGACATTTGTTGTTAAG AGCCTGGTGAAGTCCAGCTGGGAAAGCAGGGACCAGCCCACCATCATACCCCAGGGGGTACCCTACATGGTGAAGCTGCTGCGCTACTACGTCAGCGAAGACGCCGTGTACCTGCACCTGGAACACCTTCAAG GGGGACGTCTCTTCTCCAAGTTACACAAAGTGAAGAGCGAAAGGGCCAAAGAGCACCCAGAATGCTTCAGCACCGGCCAGAACCGGATCAAGATGAAGAACAGCTACACGTCTCCCTCGATCTGCACGGAGAACCAGCAGAACGCCATCGATGGCCCACACCTGGGAGCCCGTGACGAGGGCCCCGTCTCACCCCCTACCTCCTGGGACGAGACTCTGCAGCGGCTGGACGCCTGCGGCACCCACTCCTACATCGAGGAGACGGGCTGCCTGCAGAACCGCCGTTCCTCCCGCGCCTCGCTCCTCTCCCGACCGGAGCGCCCCTCTTCGCTCTCGGGTCCGGCCAAGACCCCGACCAAGCCCCACGTACACCCGCCGGCCCCCAGTCTGTGCTTGCACCCCCTGAAACCGCAGGAAAGGCCCGCGCTGCCTCTGGCGTGCGCTCGCGTCAACCACACCCTGGACGTCATGGCGGACCCGCGAGGGAAGACCACCGGCATGGGGCTCATCGAGTGCAGCTCCGACTTCGAGTTGGCCTGGAACTCCGCGGATCCCACGCGCGGCGTGGAGGGCCCCAACCCGTACGCGGCAGCGGACACTCCTTTCGACTGTGGGAGTATCGGACCAATTGCCCCGCTGACCTCTCCTGCCATTTTACACCTCGCTCCGCATTGCCAAACCCAGATCCCCGGCACGGCGTCCTGGGTGGCCAATGGCTTCCACCCGGGCCCCGCCCCTGGGGGGCCGACCCCGGAGGATACTGAGTGCTCGCTGCTGGCTGTCCCGGCGCAGCGGAGGGGAGCGGTGGAGCCGGAGAGCCGGAGCCCGACCACGGAGGAACGGACCGCCATGGTGGAGGTCAAAAGCACGGACAGAGCGGTGTTCTCCGAGTACACCGACGCAGTGAAGCCCTCCGCCTCCCCGCTCGCCCAGGGTACCACCGGGAAGCAGGGTCCGGGGGCCCCCATGGCCCTCACTGGGGTGAAAAGCCAGGAGCTTGTTGAGGAAGCCTGGGAGCTGGTCAGTCCGGGCGGGAAGGATGGACCCCCGAAGCCGGGATCCGTGTTCGGCGCTCCCTGGACGGTGACCCAGAGTCGGAGAGGAGACATGGACGCTTTCCTGAAATCGGAGGGATCCGAAGGGCAGGGGGAAGACCAGGGCATTGAGGTGGACGGCTGGTGCCACCTACCCCGGTTCTCCCAAGAGTCTTCCAAGGCCAAAGAAACAGCGGTTCAAGTGTTCTGGGGGCTTCCCGAGAAGGAGGTCCGTGTTTGGGGTGCGCAGATCCTGCTCGCTCTGGAGAGTTTGCACCAGCAAGGCATCCTGTGTAGGGACCTAAACCCCAGAAACGTCCTCCTTACCAGCAATG GAAAAGTGTCACTTTCCTTCTTCGGCCAGTGGAGTGAGGTTCAGTCAGAGATCAGCTCCCAGGCAGTGGAGCAGATGTACTGCGCTCCAG AAATTGGAGGGGTGTCAAAGATAACGGAAGCGTGTGACTGGTGGAGTTTAGGGGCGTTGCTGTTTGAACTACTGACCGGAATG CCACTGTGGCAGTTGCACCCAGCCGGAATATACTCACACACCCAGCTGCTGATTCCAGACCACCTGAGCACCGCAGCTGCCTCCCTCCTCACTGAG TTACTCCAGTTTGATGCTGGCTATCGGTTAGGTTCTGGAGGCGGCGGTGTGAGTGACATCAAGTGCCATCCCTTCTTCAGCGGTGTTTCCTGGAAGGCCCTCGGCTGCTAG
- the dlst gene encoding dihydrolipoyllysine-residue succinyltransferase component of 2-oxoglutarate dehydrogenase complex, mitochondrial isoform X1 — translation MLSHSRCLTRNFGRSLSSLRQGNQVLARRATAALSANHVVTLNNVSGVPRSSVFQIQYFRTSAACRNEVVTVKTPAFAESVSEGDVRWEKAVGDTVKEDEVVCEIETDKTSVQVPSPAAGVIEELLIPDGGRVEGGTPLFKLRKGAGAPQAAEAPKATEAPPPPAAAATPPPPPPPAGGPIPTSMPPVPPVPTQAMEAKPVSAIKPTTAPVAPHVEGGAKAARTESRVKMNRMRLRIAQRLKEAQNTCAMLTTFNEIDMSNISEMRKAYKDGFLKKHNTKLGFMSAFVKASAYALNDQPSVNAVIDDATKEIVYRDYVDISVAVSTPKGLVVPVIRGVEGMNFADIEKTINMLGEKARNNQLAVEDMDGGTFTISNGGVFGSMFGTPIINPPQSAILGMHGIFDRPVAIGGKVEIRPMMYVALTYDHRLVDGREAVTFLRKIKTVVEDPRVLLLDM, via the exons ATGTTATCCCATTCCCGGTGTCTCACCAGGAACTTCGGCAGGTCCCTCTCCAGCCTCCGCCAG GGAAATCAAGTGTTGGCACGCCGGGCAACCGCAG CGTTGTCGGCGAACCACGTCGTCACTCTCAACAATGT CAGTGGGGTTCCCCGGTCAAGCGTTTTCCAGATCCAATACTTTAGGACATCTGCAGCCTGCA GGAATGAAGTTGTCACAGTCAAGACCCCTGCCTTTGCAGAATCTGTCTCAGAGGGGGACGTGAGGTGGGAGAAGG CTGTTGGAGACACTGTAAAGGAGGATGAGGTGGTTTGTGAAATCGAGACTGATAAG ACCTCAGTGCAGGTCCCCTCTCCTGCCGCTGGAGTGATTGAAGAGCTTCTGATCCCTGATGGAGGAAGAGTGGAGGGAGGAACACCTCTCTTCAAACTGCGGAAAGGAG CTGGTGCTCCCCAGGCTGCAGAGGCCCCTAAAGCTACAGAggcccctccaccccctgctgctgcggccacgcctccccctcctccccccccagctGGGGGTCCCATCCCCACCAGCATGCCCCCGGTGCCCCCAGTGCCAACTCAGGCCATGGAGGCCAAGCCAG TCTCGGCCATCAAGCCCACCACTGCTCCTGTGGCCCCTCACGTGGAGGGAGGAGCAAAAGCAGCCAGGACGGAGAGCAGG GTGAAGATGAACCGCATGAGGCTGAGGATCGCCCAGAGGCTGAAGGAGGCCCAGAACACCTGCGCAATGCTGACCACCTTCAATGAGATCGACATGAG CAATATCTCCGAGATGAGGAAAGCCTACAAGGATGGCTTCCTGAAAAAGCACAACACCAAGTTGGGCTTCATGTCTGCGTTCGTAAAGGCCTCGGCATACGCCCTGAACGACCAGCCCTCCGTCAACGCAG TGATCGATGACGCGACCAAAGAGATCGTTTACAGGGACTACGTCGACATCAGCGTGGCGGTGTCCACACCCAAG GGTCTAGTGGTCCCAGTCATCAGGGGAGTCGAGGGAATGAACTTTGCTGACATTGAGAAGACCATCAACATGCTGGGAGAAAAG GCCCGTAATAACCAGCTGGCGGTGGAGGACATGGACGGAGGCACCTTCACCATCAGCAACGGGGGGGTGTTTGGCTCCATGTTCGGGACTCCCATCATCAACCCGCCCCAGTCTGCCATCCTGGGCATGCACGGCATCTTCGACCGGCCTGTTGCCATCGGGGGCAAG GTGGAGATCCGTCCAATGATGTACGTCGCCCTGACCTACGACCACCGCCTGGTCGACGGGAGAGAGGCCGTCACCTTCCTACGCAAAATCAAGACCGTGGTGGAGGACCCCAGGGTCTTACTCCTGGACATGTAA
- the dlst gene encoding dihydrolipoyllysine-residue succinyltransferase component of 2-oxoglutarate dehydrogenase complex, mitochondrial isoform X2, with protein MLSHSRCLTRNFGRSLSSLRQGNQVLARRATAALSANHVVTLNNVGVPRSSVFQIQYFRTSAACRNEVVTVKTPAFAESVSEGDVRWEKAVGDTVKEDEVVCEIETDKTSVQVPSPAAGVIEELLIPDGGRVEGGTPLFKLRKGAGAPQAAEAPKATEAPPPPAAAATPPPPPPPAGGPIPTSMPPVPPVPTQAMEAKPVSAIKPTTAPVAPHVEGGAKAARTESRVKMNRMRLRIAQRLKEAQNTCAMLTTFNEIDMSNISEMRKAYKDGFLKKHNTKLGFMSAFVKASAYALNDQPSVNAVIDDATKEIVYRDYVDISVAVSTPKGLVVPVIRGVEGMNFADIEKTINMLGEKARNNQLAVEDMDGGTFTISNGGVFGSMFGTPIINPPQSAILGMHGIFDRPVAIGGKVEIRPMMYVALTYDHRLVDGREAVTFLRKIKTVVEDPRVLLLDM; from the exons ATGTTATCCCATTCCCGGTGTCTCACCAGGAACTTCGGCAGGTCCCTCTCCAGCCTCCGCCAG GGAAATCAAGTGTTGGCACGCCGGGCAACCGCAG CGTTGTCGGCGAACCACGTCGTCACTCTCAACAATGT TGGGGTTCCCCGGTCAAGCGTTTTCCAGATCCAATACTTTAGGACATCTGCAGCCTGCA GGAATGAAGTTGTCACAGTCAAGACCCCTGCCTTTGCAGAATCTGTCTCAGAGGGGGACGTGAGGTGGGAGAAGG CTGTTGGAGACACTGTAAAGGAGGATGAGGTGGTTTGTGAAATCGAGACTGATAAG ACCTCAGTGCAGGTCCCCTCTCCTGCCGCTGGAGTGATTGAAGAGCTTCTGATCCCTGATGGAGGAAGAGTGGAGGGAGGAACACCTCTCTTCAAACTGCGGAAAGGAG CTGGTGCTCCCCAGGCTGCAGAGGCCCCTAAAGCTACAGAggcccctccaccccctgctgctgcggccacgcctccccctcctccccccccagctGGGGGTCCCATCCCCACCAGCATGCCCCCGGTGCCCCCAGTGCCAACTCAGGCCATGGAGGCCAAGCCAG TCTCGGCCATCAAGCCCACCACTGCTCCTGTGGCCCCTCACGTGGAGGGAGGAGCAAAAGCAGCCAGGACGGAGAGCAGG GTGAAGATGAACCGCATGAGGCTGAGGATCGCCCAGAGGCTGAAGGAGGCCCAGAACACCTGCGCAATGCTGACCACCTTCAATGAGATCGACATGAG CAATATCTCCGAGATGAGGAAAGCCTACAAGGATGGCTTCCTGAAAAAGCACAACACCAAGTTGGGCTTCATGTCTGCGTTCGTAAAGGCCTCGGCATACGCCCTGAACGACCAGCCCTCCGTCAACGCAG TGATCGATGACGCGACCAAAGAGATCGTTTACAGGGACTACGTCGACATCAGCGTGGCGGTGTCCACACCCAAG GGTCTAGTGGTCCCAGTCATCAGGGGAGTCGAGGGAATGAACTTTGCTGACATTGAGAAGACCATCAACATGCTGGGAGAAAAG GCCCGTAATAACCAGCTGGCGGTGGAGGACATGGACGGAGGCACCTTCACCATCAGCAACGGGGGGGTGTTTGGCTCCATGTTCGGGACTCCCATCATCAACCCGCCCCAGTCTGCCATCCTGGGCATGCACGGCATCTTCGACCGGCCTGTTGCCATCGGGGGCAAG GTGGAGATCCGTCCAATGATGTACGTCGCCCTGACCTACGACCACCGCCTGGTCGACGGGAGAGAGGCCGTCACCTTCCTACGCAAAATCAAGACCGTGGTGGAGGACCCCAGGGTCTTACTCCTGGACATGTAA